From bacterium, one genomic window encodes:
- a CDS encoding SPOR domain-containing protein, protein GLRRRGGRSGRGLLAAVAVALVAMLAFVFWPRGGFELPPPVGEQTSVVTTDSPGLPYDPQRPVSGDVDLAREAPAVVPESPGGRAAVGDDAGTGTTAGADDGEAGGNTADGFQADGAAPATAAAGTAVVPPGASGTWAIQLGAFGQPANAEELVTRLRRVGHRIETETVKTAGGASLTRVRVAWFRTEAEASAWAAAHVADLGRDPKITSR, encoded by the coding sequence GGCCTGCGCCGTCGCGGCGGCCGCAGCGGCCGCGGCCTGCTGGCCGCGGTGGCGGTGGCGCTGGTGGCCATGCTGGCCTTCGTCTTCTGGCCGCGCGGCGGCTTCGAGCTGCCCCCGCCGGTGGGCGAGCAGACCTCGGTCGTCACCACCGATTCGCCGGGCCTGCCCTACGACCCGCAGCGGCCCGTCAGCGGCGACGTCGATCTGGCGCGGGAAGCGCCCGCCGTGGTGCCGGAGTCGCCCGGCGGACGGGCGGCGGTGGGCGACGACGCGGGCACGGGAACGACCGCCGGCGCGGACGACGGCGAGGCGGGCGGCAACACAGCGGACGGCTTCCAGGCGGACGGCGCCGCGCCGGCGACCGCGGCCGCCGGCACGGCGGTGGTGCCGCCGGGCGCCTCCGGTACCTGGGCGATCCAGCTCGGCGCCTTCGGCCAGCCGGCCAACGCCGAGGAACTGGTGACCAGGTTGCGGCGGGTCGGACACCGCATCGAGACCGAGACCGTCAAGACCGCCGGCGGCGCCTCGCTCACGCGCGTCCGCGTGGCCTGGTTCCGCACCGAAGCCGAGGCCTCCGCCTGGGCCGCCGCCCACGTGGCCGACCTGGGCCGGGATCCCAAAATCACGAGTAGATGA
- a CDS encoding beta-ketoacyl-ACP synthase III — MTCAMVIGTGHCVPDRVVTNRDLMQWMDTSDEWIVERTGIRERRWISPGTTLNDLAAGAARMALQDAGIAAEELDLIICATLNPDCFFPGNGVLLQHALGARTVGAMDIRNQCTGFVYGLATAAAHIKAGFARTVLVVGTEIHSTSLDISDRGRDIAVLFGDGAGAVVLRAGEGGGDVLASVLHSQGEFARELWCELPSGSQPGRITAAQIAEGRHYPHMNGRAVYTHAVRRFCEAIQEVLDAGGVAKQEVKLVIPHQANLRITEAVTKRFDLAPEQVFSNIQRYGNTTAASIPIALSEAVREGRLARGDLLVLVAFGSGFTWGANLIRW; from the coding sequence ATGACCTGCGCCATGGTGATCGGTACGGGGCACTGCGTCCCCGATCGCGTCGTGACCAACCGCGACCTCATGCAGTGGATGGACACCAGCGACGAGTGGATCGTCGAGCGCACGGGGATCCGCGAGCGGCGCTGGATCTCCCCCGGCACGACGCTCAACGACCTCGCCGCCGGCGCCGCGCGCATGGCGCTGCAGGACGCGGGCATCGCGGCCGAGGAGCTCGACCTGATCATCTGCGCGACCCTCAACCCCGACTGCTTCTTCCCGGGCAACGGCGTCCTGCTGCAGCACGCGCTGGGCGCGCGGACGGTCGGCGCCATGGACATCCGCAACCAGTGCACCGGCTTCGTCTACGGCCTGGCCACGGCCGCGGCCCACATCAAGGCCGGCTTCGCGCGCACCGTGCTGGTCGTCGGCACGGAGATCCACTCCACCTCGCTGGACATCTCCGACCGCGGCCGCGACATCGCCGTGCTGTTCGGCGACGGGGCCGGCGCCGTCGTCCTGCGCGCCGGCGAGGGCGGGGGCGACGTGCTGGCCAGCGTCCTGCACAGCCAGGGGGAGTTCGCCCGCGAGCTGTGGTGCGAGCTGCCGTCGGGCAGCCAGCCCGGCCGCATCACGGCCGCGCAGATCGCCGAGGGCCGTCACTACCCGCACATGAACGGCCGCGCCGTCTACACGCACGCCGTGCGGCGCTTCTGCGAGGCGATCCAGGAGGTGCTCGACGCGGGAGGGGTCGCGAAGCAGGAGGTCAAGCTGGTTATCCCCCACCAGGCCAACCTGCGCATCACCGAGGCGGTGACCAAGCGCTTCGATCTGGCGCCGGAGCAGGTCTTCAGCAACATCCAGCGCTACGGCAACACGACGGCGGCGTCGATCCCCATCGCGCTGAGCGAGGCGGTGCGGGAGGGCAGGCTCGCCCGCGGCGACCTGCTGGTGCTGGTGGCGTTCGGCTCGGGGTTCACCTGGGGCGCCAACCTGATCCGCTGGTGA
- a CDS encoding redox-sensing transcriptional repressor Rex produces MRVVNNKGKKFRVPDATILRLPLYLDKLILLQQAGVKEVSSRQLATSLDIKASQLRHDFHYFGGFSKPGRPYQVDKLVPALEEIIGVDVPVPMIIVGAGHLGQGLANYRNFERLGFPLRGIFDVDPKLVGLEIRGVPIRPLSEMPGFVKEHGIKVGVLTVPVNVAQDVANQMVAAGVVGVWNFTPTDIRTPPQVIVRNERLAVGLMCLSFKAKRIGQNDELKPD; encoded by the coding sequence GTGAGGGTCGTCAACAACAAGGGCAAGAAGTTCCGCGTCCCGGACGCCACCATCCTGCGCCTGCCCCTGTACCTGGACAAGCTCATCCTGCTGCAGCAGGCGGGCGTGAAGGAAGTCTCGTCGCGACAACTCGCGACTTCGCTGGACATCAAGGCCAGCCAGCTGCGGCACGATTTCCACTACTTCGGGGGCTTCAGCAAGCCGGGCCGGCCCTACCAGGTCGACAAGCTGGTGCCGGCCCTCGAGGAGATCATCGGGGTCGACGTCCCGGTGCCCATGATCATCGTGGGCGCCGGCCATCTCGGCCAGGGCCTGGCCAACTACCGCAATTTCGAACGCCTGGGCTTCCCCCTGCGCGGGATCTTCGACGTGGACCCGAAGCTGGTGGGCCTGGAGATCCGGGGCGTGCCGATCCGGCCGCTGTCGGAGATGCCCGGGTTCGTGAAGGAGCACGGCATCAAGGTCGGCGTGCTGACCGTGCCGGTGAACGTCGCCCAGGACGTCGCCAACCAGATGGTCGCCGCCGGCGTGGTCGGCGTCTGGAACTTCACGCCGACCGACATCCGCACCCCGCCGCAGGTCATCGTGCGCAACGAGCGCCTCGCGGTGGGGCTGATGTGCCTGAGCTTCAAGGCCAAGCGCATCGGCCAGAACGACGAGCTCAAGCCGGACTAG
- the gatE gene encoding Glu-tRNA(Gln) amidotransferase subunit GatE, giving the protein MNDVTRYDPLQGAPLPVLGAWGEDEYRSLGLMSGLEVHQQLQTSKKLFCRCPAGRYTTEHHAEILRHMRPTLSEMGDYDGTALMEFKTRKNITYLLNDETVCTYEMDDAPPFEMNPEALDNAVRVSLMLGLQVVDEIHIARKQYLDGSIPTGFQRTAIIGVQGAVPHRGRRIGIRQLSIEEDSCREVSDRGHSRVYRTDRLGMPLIETVTDPDMHTPWDVAAVCDALRRLARASGLVRTGVGAARQDVNVSIRGGSRVEIKGVPSIKRIPRLVHNEALRQRSLLAIRDVLRERGVTAASLTDASRDVTSVVHAAEGGYLRDAITGGARVVAVPLPGFEGLVSTPTQPHTRFLKEFSDRVRVVACIDALPNVICSTSEVPTLSSAEWGRIERACGVGRDTPIMVVWGDERDARTAAGEILLRAREACEGVPEETRQALDDDTTGFERVLPGPSRMYPDTDLPPVVLGATRLARLATDLPPPPWERRERLRRDGVGEDLADRLARHPAYALYAHLQPQLGDGPLTATGLASLLLDRDLPRPSSLTAAGDWWERVLDGLRAGRVLPEGIWWSDDEPADALPPAAARAAFDAAFAAAVQELPAVLPADGGPRLRTIMGRVMPALRGRVSGRQAAAWAEEATS; this is encoded by the coding sequence ATGAACGACGTCACCCGCTACGATCCCCTGCAGGGCGCCCCGCTGCCCGTCCTGGGAGCCTGGGGCGAGGACGAGTACCGGTCGCTCGGGCTGATGTCCGGGCTCGAAGTGCACCAGCAGCTGCAGACCTCGAAGAAGCTCTTCTGCCGCTGCCCCGCCGGCAGGTACACCACCGAGCACCACGCGGAGATCCTGCGCCACATGCGCCCGACCCTCAGCGAGATGGGGGACTACGACGGCACCGCGCTGATGGAGTTCAAGACCCGCAAGAACATCACCTACCTGCTGAACGACGAGACGGTCTGCACCTACGAGATGGACGACGCCCCGCCCTTCGAGATGAACCCCGAGGCGCTGGACAACGCGGTGCGGGTCTCGCTCATGCTCGGCCTGCAGGTGGTCGACGAGATCCACATCGCCCGCAAGCAGTACCTGGACGGCAGCATCCCCACGGGCTTCCAGCGCACGGCGATCATCGGCGTCCAGGGCGCGGTCCCCCACCGCGGCCGGCGCATCGGGATCCGCCAGCTGTCCATCGAGGAGGATTCCTGCCGCGAGGTCAGCGACCGCGGGCACTCCCGCGTCTACCGCACCGACCGCCTCGGCATGCCCCTGATCGAGACGGTCACCGACCCCGACATGCACACTCCCTGGGACGTGGCCGCCGTCTGCGACGCGCTGCGCCGCCTGGCGCGGGCCAGCGGCCTGGTGCGCACGGGCGTCGGCGCGGCGCGGCAGGACGTGAACGTGAGCATCCGCGGCGGCTCCCGCGTCGAGATCAAGGGCGTCCCGAGCATCAAGCGCATCCCGCGGCTGGTCCACAACGAGGCCCTGCGCCAGCGCAGCCTGCTGGCCATCCGCGACGTCCTGCGCGAGCGCGGCGTCACCGCGGCTTCGCTGACCGACGCCTCGCGCGACGTCACGTCCGTCGTCCACGCCGCCGAGGGCGGCTACCTGCGCGACGCGATCACCGGCGGCGCCCGCGTCGTGGCCGTGCCGCTGCCGGGCTTCGAGGGGCTCGTCTCCACGCCGACCCAGCCCCACACCCGCTTCCTGAAGGAATTCTCCGACCGCGTGCGCGTGGTCGCCTGCATCGACGCGCTGCCGAACGTCATCTGCTCGACGAGCGAGGTCCCGACGCTCTCGTCGGCCGAGTGGGGCCGCATCGAGCGCGCCTGCGGCGTCGGGCGCGACACGCCGATCATGGTGGTCTGGGGCGACGAGCGGGACGCGCGCACCGCGGCGGGCGAGATCCTGCTGCGGGCCCGCGAGGCCTGCGAGGGCGTGCCCGAGGAGACCCGCCAGGCCCTGGACGACGACACCACCGGTTTCGAGCGCGTCCTGCCCGGCCCCAGCCGCATGTACCCCGACACCGACCTGCCGCCGGTGGTGCTGGGCGCGACAAGGCTGGCGCGCCTCGCGACCGACCTGCCGCCGCCGCCCTGGGAGCGCCGCGAACGACTGCGGCGCGACGGGGTCGGCGAGGACCTGGCCGACCGGCTGGCCCGGCACCCCGCGTACGCGCTCTACGCGCACCTGCAGCCGCAGCTCGGCGACGGCCCGCTGACCGCGACCGGTCTGGCCTCGCTGCTGCTGGACCGCGACCTGCCGCGGCCGTCGAGCCTGACCGCGGCGGGCGACTGGTGGGAGCGCGTCCTGGACGGGCTGCGCGCCGGCCGCGTGCTGCCCGAGGGGATCTGGTGGTCGGACGACGAGCCGGCGGACGCGCTGCCGCCGGCGGCGGCCCGCGCGGCTTTCGACGCGGCCTTCGCGGCGGCCGTGCAGGAGCTGCCGGCGGTCCTGCCGGCGGACGGCGGGCCGCGGCTGCGCACGATCATGGGCCGGGTGATGCCCGCCCTGCGCGGCCGGGTGTCGGGACGCCAGGCGGCCGCCT